The following are from one region of the Bactrocera oleae isolate idBacOlea1 chromosome 6, idBacOlea1, whole genome shotgun sequence genome:
- the Aplip1 gene encoding JNK-interacting protein 1 isoform X1 produces the protein MADSEFEEFHRPIFEPHQIQTYMSPGQKKNNAHTFYSLIPNDDLEDSPSSKSDASDQEDAGGGDLCCETIKLQRQVEDDEIGDSLKVVSLSSDGSLDTNDSFNSHRHHPLNHQDAIGGLVGIGTGAGTGNTTGTDCVIGSQLLLSPNTAAAIGATQQQQRRRRKLPEIPKNKKSSILHLLGGGYGQTTLADEMNNGRNQLNDNNNAITGNTINGNMNGLNGGTTVRNNQRSFLTLKCGYLLDEDSSPDSERLQSLGDVDSGHSTAHSPTDFKSMSPQITSPVSQSPFPQPFGGVPFSQLEILEATHRGLHKFIPRHHDEIEIEIGDAIYVQKEADDLWCEGVNLRTGRQGIFPSAYAVDLDYNEFDPTVQQVKKERYLLGYLGSVETLAHKGTGVVCQAVRKIVGEYGNSPAGQVCILEVSDQGLRMVDRSGPNKKDKKPCIDYFYSLKNVSFCAFHPRDHRFIGFITKHPTVQRFACHVFKGSESTRPVAEAVGRAFQRFYQKFIETAYPIEDIYIE, from the exons ATGGCAGACAGCGAATTCGAGGAGTTCCACAGGCCCATCTTTGAGCCACATCAAATACAAACCTATATGAGCCCGGGCCAAAAGAAAAATAACGCCCATACATTCTATTC CTTAATACCCAACGACGACCTCGAGGACTCACCATCTTCGAAAAGTGATGCCTCTGATCAAGAAGATGCCGGCGGTGGAGATCTTTGCTGTGAAACAATAAAATTGCAGCGTCAAGTAGAGGATGATGAAATCGGTGACAGTCTCAAGGTGGTATCACTCTCTTCGGATGGATCGTTGGACACAAATGACTCCTTCAACTCACACCGACATCATCCGTTGAATCATCAGGATGCAATTGGTGGTCTGGTTGGCATTGGTACAGGTGCTGGCACGGGTAATACAACCGGCACCGATTGCGTAATTGGTTCGCAATTATTACTTTCTCCCAATACAGCTGCTGCAATTGGTGCAACCCAGCAGCAACAACGACGTCGACGAAAATTACCGGAAATACCAAAGAATAAGAAAT CTTCCATTCTACATCTTTTAGGTGGTGGATATGGGCAAACTACATTGGCTGACGAAATGAACAATGGGCGTAATCAAttgaatgacaacaacaacgccatCACTGGCAATACAATTAACGGCAATATGAATGGTTTAAATGGTGGCACCACAGTAAGAAATAATCAACGCTCATTTTTGACACTCAAATGTGGTTATCTACTTGATGAGGACTCTAGTCCAGATTCCGAACGTTTACAGAGTTTGGGCGATGTGGATAGTGGTCACAGCACTGCACATTCCCCAACTGATTTCAAAAGTATGTCACCACAAATCACTTCCCCCGTTTCGCAATCACCATTTCCTCAGCCATTCGGTGGTGTGCCCTTCTCCCAACTCGAAATACTTGAAGCTACACATCGTGGCTTACACAAATTTATACCACGTCATCATGATGAAATCGAAATTGAAATCGGCGATGCTATTTACGTACAAAAGGAGGCTGACGATCTTTGGTGTGAGGGTGTAAATCTGCGTACTGGTCGGCAAGGTATTTTCCCCTCAGCCTATGCGGTTGATTTGGATTACAATGAATTCGATCCGACGGTGCAACAGGTGAAGAAAGAGCGTTATTTACTCGGTTACTTGGGTTCGGTAGAGACATTAGCTCACAAGGGAACCGGTGTTGTGTGCCAAGCAGTGCGTAAGATTGTTGGTGAATATGGAAATTCACCAGCTGGTCAAGTGTGCATACTGGAGGTGTCCGATCAGGGCTTACGCATGGTAGACCGTTCGGGACCAAAT AAGAAGGACAAGAAACCCTGCATCGATTACTTTTACTCACTAAAGAATGTCTCATTCTGTGCATTTCATCCACGTGATCATCGCTTTATTGGCTTCATAACGAAGCATCCAACGGTGCAACGTTTCGCATGCCATGTTTTCAAGGGATCTGAGTCTACACGACCCGTAGCCGAAGCCGTGGG CCGTGCATTTCAACGTTTCTATCAGAAATTCATAGAAACAGCATATCCGattgaagatatatacattgaGTAA
- the Aplip1 gene encoding JNK-interacting protein 1 isoform X2, whose amino-acid sequence MADSEFEEFHRPIFEPHQIQTYMSPGQKKNNAHTFYSLIPNDDLEDSPSSKSDASDQEDAGGGDLCCETIKLQRQVEDDEIGDSLKVVSLSSDGSLDTNDSFNSHRHHPLNHQDAIGGLVGIGTGAGTGNTTGTDCVIGSQLLLSPNTAAAIGATQQQQRRRRKLPEIPKNKKCGGYGQTTLADEMNNGRNQLNDNNNAITGNTINGNMNGLNGGTTVRNNQRSFLTLKCGYLLDEDSSPDSERLQSLGDVDSGHSTAHSPTDFKSMSPQITSPVSQSPFPQPFGGVPFSQLEILEATHRGLHKFIPRHHDEIEIEIGDAIYVQKEADDLWCEGVNLRTGRQGIFPSAYAVDLDYNEFDPTVQQVKKERYLLGYLGSVETLAHKGTGVVCQAVRKIVGEYGNSPAGQVCILEVSDQGLRMVDRSGPNKKDKKPCIDYFYSLKNVSFCAFHPRDHRFIGFITKHPTVQRFACHVFKGSESTRPVAEAVGRAFQRFYQKFIETAYPIEDIYIE is encoded by the exons ATGGCAGACAGCGAATTCGAGGAGTTCCACAGGCCCATCTTTGAGCCACATCAAATACAAACCTATATGAGCCCGGGCCAAAAGAAAAATAACGCCCATACATTCTATTC CTTAATACCCAACGACGACCTCGAGGACTCACCATCTTCGAAAAGTGATGCCTCTGATCAAGAAGATGCCGGCGGTGGAGATCTTTGCTGTGAAACAATAAAATTGCAGCGTCAAGTAGAGGATGATGAAATCGGTGACAGTCTCAAGGTGGTATCACTCTCTTCGGATGGATCGTTGGACACAAATGACTCCTTCAACTCACACCGACATCATCCGTTGAATCATCAGGATGCAATTGGTGGTCTGGTTGGCATTGGTACAGGTGCTGGCACGGGTAATACAACCGGCACCGATTGCGTAATTGGTTCGCAATTATTACTTTCTCCCAATACAGCTGCTGCAATTGGTGCAACCCAGCAGCAACAACGACGTCGACGAAAATTACCGGAAATACCAAAGAATAAGAAAT GTGGTGGATATGGGCAAACTACATTGGCTGACGAAATGAACAATGGGCGTAATCAAttgaatgacaacaacaacgccatCACTGGCAATACAATTAACGGCAATATGAATGGTTTAAATGGTGGCACCACAGTAAGAAATAATCAACGCTCATTTTTGACACTCAAATGTGGTTATCTACTTGATGAGGACTCTAGTCCAGATTCCGAACGTTTACAGAGTTTGGGCGATGTGGATAGTGGTCACAGCACTGCACATTCCCCAACTGATTTCAAAAGTATGTCACCACAAATCACTTCCCCCGTTTCGCAATCACCATTTCCTCAGCCATTCGGTGGTGTGCCCTTCTCCCAACTCGAAATACTTGAAGCTACACATCGTGGCTTACACAAATTTATACCACGTCATCATGATGAAATCGAAATTGAAATCGGCGATGCTATTTACGTACAAAAGGAGGCTGACGATCTTTGGTGTGAGGGTGTAAATCTGCGTACTGGTCGGCAAGGTATTTTCCCCTCAGCCTATGCGGTTGATTTGGATTACAATGAATTCGATCCGACGGTGCAACAGGTGAAGAAAGAGCGTTATTTACTCGGTTACTTGGGTTCGGTAGAGACATTAGCTCACAAGGGAACCGGTGTTGTGTGCCAAGCAGTGCGTAAGATTGTTGGTGAATATGGAAATTCACCAGCTGGTCAAGTGTGCATACTGGAGGTGTCCGATCAGGGCTTACGCATGGTAGACCGTTCGGGACCAAAT AAGAAGGACAAGAAACCCTGCATCGATTACTTTTACTCACTAAAGAATGTCTCATTCTGTGCATTTCATCCACGTGATCATCGCTTTATTGGCTTCATAACGAAGCATCCAACGGTGCAACGTTTCGCATGCCATGTTTTCAAGGGATCTGAGTCTACACGACCCGTAGCCGAAGCCGTGGG CCGTGCATTTCAACGTTTCTATCAGAAATTCATAGAAACAGCATATCCGattgaagatatatacattgaGTAA